Below is a genomic region from Planctomycetota bacterium.
GTCACCAGCCCCGTCTGGGACTCCGGCTGTCTGGAGGAGGTCTGTGGTGCGTGCACGATGCGAGTCAACGGCCGTGTGCGACAGGCGTGCAGCACGCTGGTCGACAAGGTCGGCACGAAAGGCGAGGCCATCACGCTCGAGCCGATGAGCAAGTTCCCGCTCATTCGCGACCTCCACGTCGACCGCAGCCGGCTCTTCAACGACCTCAAACGCGTCAAGGCCTGGGTGCCCATCGACGGCACCTACGACCTCGGCCCCGGCCCGACCGAGTCACAAGCGACCCAGGAAGAGCGCTACCCGCTCAGCCGCTGCATTTCGTGCGGCTCGTGCCTGGAGGCCTGCCCGCAGTACACGCCGGTCAACGGCTTCGTCGGGGCGGCCGTCATCAGTCAGGTCCGTCTCTTCAACGAGCACGGCACCGGCAAGGCCCTCAAGGATGACCGCATGGCCGTCATGATGGGCGAGGACGGCATCGGCAACTGCTCCAAGGCCGGCAACTGCGTCCAGGTGTGCCCGAAGGAAATCCCGCTGCTCGAGTCGATCGCCAAGGTCCAACGGGCCGCGACGTGGCACAGCCTGAAGAAGCTGGTGGGGCGGTGAGTTGAGCTTGTAACTCGTAAACTGGTAACTTGGGTT
It encodes:
- the sdhB gene encoding succinate dehydrogenase iron-sulfur subunit, which gives rise to MNATMTDATTPPPTTGVAAAKDTIRIRVRRQDGPDADGRWDEFDVPKRPNMNIISCLQWIAAHPTTIDGRNVTSPVWDSGCLEEVCGACTMRVNGRVRQACSTLVDKVGTKGEAITLEPMSKFPLIRDLHVDRSRLFNDLKRVKAWVPIDGTYDLGPGPTESQATQEERYPLSRCISCGSCLEACPQYTPVNGFVGAAVISQVRLFNEHGTGKALKDDRMAVMMGEDGIGNCSKAGNCVQVCPKEIPLLESIAKVQRAATWHSLKKLVGR